The genomic stretch TGAAAAAAATGAAAAGTTCTATATCGGTTCTTCCAACGACCCGGAACGAAGACTTTACGAACATAATATTGGGCATACTACTTCTACCAAGTCTGGTATACCTTGGAAAATCATATTCCTAAGAAAATTCTCGGAACGTTCGGATGCCATCCGGGAAGAATTGCGTCTCAAACGCATGAAAAACAAAAAATAGGCGTAATGGACATTTTTGATGCTGTTTATTTTCATGATTTTTTATTCACCTTGTGTTTAATTTAATAGTTTTGTTTATCAAGTAAGCGGAAGCAGGCTCTGCTGAGGAGCAACCTGTCAGGAATAACTTGATTGACTGGAATGGTCATAAAGGCTGGCAAATGTC from Lentimicrobiaceae bacterium encodes the following:
- a CDS encoding GIY-YIG nuclease family protein, whose product is MSYFLYILLSEKNEKFYIGSSNDPERRLYEHNIGHTTSTKSGIPWKIIFLRKFSERSDAIREELRLKRMKNKK